A section of the Humulus lupulus chromosome 2, drHumLupu1.1, whole genome shotgun sequence genome encodes:
- the LOC133818551 gene encoding DNA ligase 6-like isoform X6 yields the protein MASTEALTLTSSHLFCTAEKSFHHHPSPPPLSLSPFPSSFPQSKHIPKTRFLVDAFRYAGDHSVSYFLSHFHSDHYIGLSPNWSKGIIFCSQTTARLLVQVLKVPSVFVFALPLRESVIIDGSEIVLIDANHCPGAVQFLFKIPFPSGNFERYVHTGDFRFCHSMKSDIILREFVGSDAIFLDTTYCNPKFVFPSQEESIDYIVSVIERVASESKGSMKDVLFLVATYVIGKEKILLEIARKCNRKIYVDAKKMAVLHVLGCEETEIFTEDESESDVHVVGWNVLGETWPYFRPNFLKIKEIMVERGYSKAIGFVPTGWTYEVKRNKFSVRSKDSFDIHLVPYSEHSNYEELREYVRLLKPKRVIPTVGLDVEKLDGEHANKMKKHFAGLVDEMANKQEFLKGFHRGYCEVSDKDGKDTNNGPSKELHLDKKTESSILKVDENNDIGFGFESSLPLQESDSQNIMVLSDEEVEKTLQELRDCLPLWVTRDQMLNLIATSSRDIVQSVSTFYEHETEFHEQARACSTSSSTSQINLLNDSTPLLQTTIKNNSPSGKIEAPLTQDYKVVNIRQILKSGVSLSPGKRKKTIETKQNKKVNLKAKSETSGLVSGASAGKRKNNIENKQNKKVKLKSMSETSGSKQPTITKFFSKVLANGSQGADTTLHDKIPEDENLSSDDTKQYKKEIDQFIKIINMNESLRSYAAMIVEKTKGDINLALDIYYSNPEGAHGGSEVGLDTSRHSQLQCSIISRSSGQKKLATENLGKKIEYSTQELLLDNADTTSVSLSPEKYNPVEHACWRDGQRAPYLHLARTFDLLENEKGKIKATSMLCNMFRSLLALSPEDVLPAVYLCTNKIAADHENKELNIGGGLVTSALEEACGTSRSKLREMYNDLGDLGDVAQACRQTQTLLAPPSPLLIKDLFSTLQKISVQTGSGSTSRKKNLILNLMRSCREKEMKFLVRTLIKNLRIGAMMRTVLPALAQAVVMNSSPHESSKDELQSFSGAVVEAYNVVPSLELIVPSLMNNGIGFSSSTMSMIPGIPIKPMLAKITNGVPQAMKLFQNKAFTCEYKYDGQRAQIHKLPDGSFHVFSRNGDESTSRFPDLIDIMMKSCKPDAVTFILDAEIVAIDRKNSCKILSFQELSSRGRGSKDTSITLDSIKVDICVFVFDIMFSNGQPLEGFVFG from the exons ATGGCTTCCACCGAAGCCCTAACTCTCACCTCTTCCCACCTCTTTTGCACCGCCGAAAAGTCTTTCCACCACCATCCCTCCCCACCTCCGCTCTCCCTCTCTCCTTTTCCCTCATCTTTCCCACAATCCAAACATATTCCCAAGACTCGTTTTCTCGTCGACGCCTTTCGCTACGCCGGCGACCACTCCGTCTCCTATTTCCTCTCCCATTTTCACTCCGATCACTACATCGGCCTCTCCCCCAATTGGTCTAAGGGCATCATCTTCTGCTCCCAAACCACTGCTCGCCTTCTCGTTCAAGTACTCAAGGTACCTTCTGTTTTTGTTTTCGCATTGCCTCTTCGTGAATCTGTAATAATTGATGGAAGTGAGATTGTACTTATTGATGCGAATCACTGCCCTGGTGCTGTACAATTCCTGTTTAAGATTCCTTTTCCCAGCGGAAATTTTGAAAGGTATGTTCATACTGGAGATTTTCGCTTCTGTCATTCAATGAAGTCGGACATTATATTACGGGAATTTGTTGGTTCGGATGCTATTTTCTTAGACACCACTTATTGTAACCCGAAATTTGTCTTTCCATCGCAAGAAGAGTCTATTGATTATATTGTTAGTGTGATAGAAAGGGTTGCAAGTGAAAGCAAAGGTTCCATGAAAGATGTTTTATTTCTTGTAGCTACATATGTTATCGGGAAAGAGAAGATTTTGCTCGAAATTGCACGTAAATGTAATCGTAAGATATACGTGGATGCTAAGAAAATGGCTGTTTTGCACGTTTTGGGGTGTGAGGAAACTGAAATCTTTACTGAGGATGAATCCGAAAGTGATGTACATGTTGTTGGTTGGAACGTGTTAGGTGAGACATGGCCATATTTTAGGCCGAATTTTCTTAAAATTAAGGAAATTATGGTTGAGAGAGGGTACTCTAAGGCCATTGGATTTGTTCCCACTGGGTGGACATATGAAGTGAAGCGCAACAAATTTTCAGTTAGGTCGAAAGATTCATTTGATATTCATCTCGTACCATATAGTGAGCATTCGAATTACGAAGAGCTTAGGGAATATGTTAGGCTTTTGAAACCAAAGCGTGTTATTCCTACAGTTGGCTTGGATGTTGAAAAACTTGATGGAGAGCATGCTAACAAGATGAAAAAACATTTTGCAGGATTAGTTGATGAAATGGCCAACAAGCAAGAATTCTTGAAGGGTTTTCATCGAGGGTATTGTGAAGTGAGTGATAAAGATGGAAAGGACACCAACAATGGTCCAAGCAAGGAACTGCACCTGGACAAAAAGACAGAGTCCTCTATTTTGAAAGttgatgaaaataatgatataGGTTTTGGTTTTGAATCGTCACTCCCACTGCAAGAATCTGATTCACAAAATATAATGGTGTTAAGTGATGAGGAAGTGGAGAAAACCCTTCAGGAACTTCGTGATTGTTTACCCTTGTGGGTTACACGAGACCAGATGTTGAATCTTATTGCAACCTCTAGTAGGGACATTGTTCAATCAGTTTCCACCTTCTATGAGCATGAGACAGAATTCCATGAACAAGCACGGGCTTGTTCaacttctagttctacatcccaGATCAACTTGCTAAATGACTCTACACCCCTTTTGCAAACAACCATTAAAAATAATAGTCCTTCTGGGAAGATTGAGGCTCCTTTAACTCAAGATTATAAGGTTGTCAACATAAGGCAAATACTTAAAAGTGGTGTTTCACTTTCACCTGGAAAGAGGAAGAAGACTATTGAAACTAAGCAAAACAAGAAAGTAAACTTGAAGGCTAAGTCAGAAACAAGTGGATTGGTTAGTGGTGCTTCTGCtggaaaaaggaaaaataatattgagaATAAGCAAAACAAGAAGGTAAAATTAAAGTCTATGTCAGAAACAAGTGGATCGAAACAGCCAACAATAACAAAGTTCTTTAGTAAAGTTTTGGCTAATGGTTCTCAAGGTGCTGATACAACCTTGCATGATAAAATCCCTGAAGATGAAAATTTGTCTAGTGATGACACCAAACAATACAAGAAAGAGATAGATCAGTTTATTAAGATAATAAATATGAATGAATCGTTGAGAAGTTATGCTGCCATGATCGTGGAAAAGACAAAGGGAGATATTAATCTGGCTCTTGATATTTACTACAGTAATCCTGAGGGTGCACATGGTGGGAGTGAAGTTGGTTTGGACACTAGCAGACATTCACAGCTCCAGTGCAGTATTATCAGCAGATCTTCTGGCCAAAAGAAACTTGCAACAGAAAATTTGGggaaaaaaattgaatattcaaCACAGGAATTGTTATTGGACAATGCAGACACGACATCTGTATCACTATCTCCGGAAAAGTACAATCCGGTGGAGCATG CTTGCTGGAGGGATGGACAGCGGGCTCCATATTTACATCTTGCACGGACTTTTGACTTGCTTGAGAATGAAAAAGGGAAGATAAAGGCTACTTCTATGCTCTGCAATATGTTCAGAAG TTTGCTGGCCTTGTCTCCTGAGGATGTGCTGCCTGCAGTGTATTTATGCACAAATAAGATTGCTGCTGACCATGAAAATAAG GAGCTAAATATTGGAGGTGGCTTGGTAACATCAGCACTGGAAGAGGCATGTGGGACAAGTCGGTCAAAATTAAGGGAGATGTACAATGACTTGGGTGATCTAG GTGATGTTGCTCAAGCATGCCGTCAAACACAGACATTACTTGCTCCACCTTCGCCACTTCTGATAAAAGACTTATTTTCTACTTTACAAAAGATAAG TGTACAAACAGGCAGTGGAAGTACATCAAGGAAGAAAAACCTTATTTTGAATCTCATGCGGTCTTGTAGAGAGAAGGAGATGAAGTTTCTAGTTAGAACTTTG ATTAAAAATTTACGCATTGGAGCTATGATGAGGACTGTCCTCCCTGCACTAGCTCAAGCAGTTGTTATGAATTCTTCTCCCCATGAAAGCTCAAAGGATGAGCTTCAG AGCTTTTCAGGAGCTGTTGTTGAAGCATACAATGTGGTTCCTAGTTTG GAATTAATTGTCCCTTCTCTAATGAACAATGGAATTGGGTTTTCATCATCTACTATGTCAATGATTCCAGGAATACCTATAAAGCCAATGCTTGCAAA AATCACCAACGGTGTTCCACAAGCAATGAAGCTCTTTCAAAATAAGGCTTTTACTTGTGAATACAA ATATGATGGTCAACGTGCACAAATTCACAAGCTACCTGATGGATCTTTTCATGTGTTTTCACGAAATGGGGATGAATCTACCTCAAGATTCCCAGATCTTATTGATATAATGATGAAATCTTGTAAGCCTGATGCAGTTACCTTCATACTTGATGCAGAG ATTGTCGCAATTGATAGAAAGAATAGCTGCAAAATCTTGTCATTTCAAGAACTATCTTCACGTGGGAGAGGCAGCAAGGATACCTCAATTACATTGGACAGCATAAAG GTCGACATTTGCGTATTTGTCTTTGATATCATGTTTTCGAATGGACAACC ACTTGAGGGATTTGTTTTTGGGTGA
- the LOC133818551 gene encoding DNA ligase 6-like isoform X7, with protein MASTEALTLTSSHLFCTAEKSFHHHPSPPPLSLSPFPSSFPQSKHIPKTRFLVDAFRYAGDHSVSYFLSHFHSDHYIGLSPNWSKGIIFCSQTTARLLVQVLKVPSVFVFALPLRESVIIDGSEIVLIDANHCPGAVQFLFKIPFPSGNFERYVHTGDFRFCHSMKSDIILREFVGSDAIFLDTTYCNPKFVFPSQEESIDYIVSVIERVASESKGSMKDVLFLVATYVIGKEKILLEIARKCNRKIYVDAKKMAVLHVLGCEETEIFTEDESESDVHVVGWNVLGETWPYFRPNFLKIKEIMVERGYSKAIGFVPTGWTYEVKRNKFSVRSKDSFDIHLVPYSEHSNYEELREYVRLLKPKRVIPTVGLDVEKLDGEHANKMKKHFAGLVDEMANKQEFLKGFHRGYCEVSDKDGKDTNNGPSKELHLDKKTESSILKVDENNDIGFGFESSLPLQESDSQNIMVLSDEEVEKTLQELRDCLPLWVTRDQMLNLIATSSRDIVQSVSTFYEHETEFHEQARACSTSSSTSQINLLNDSTPLLQTTIKNNSPSGKIEAPLTQDYKVVNIRQILKSGVSLSPGKRKKTIETKQNKKVNLKAKSETSGLVSGASAGKRKNNIENKQNKKVKLKSMSETSGSKQPTITKFFSKVLANGSQGADTTLHDKIPEDENLSSDDTKQYKKEIDQFIKIINMNESLRSYAAMIVEKTKGDINLALDIYYSNPEGAHGGSEVGLDTSRHSQLQCSIISRSSGQKKLATENLGKKIEYSTQELLLDNADTTSVSLSPEKYNPVEHACWRDGQRAPYLHLARTFDLLENEKGKIKATSMLCNMFRSLLALSPEDVLPAVYLCTNKIAADHENKELNIGGGLVTSALEEACGTSRSKLREMYNDLGDLGDVAQACRQTQTLLAPPSPLLIKDLFSTLQKISVQTGSGSTSRKKNLILNLMRSCREKEMKFLVRTLIKNLRIGAMMRTVLPALAQAVVMNSSPHESSKDELQSFSGAVVEAYNVVPSLELIVPSLMNNGIGFSSSTMSMIPGIPIKPMLAKITNGVPQAMKLFQNKAFTCEYKYDGQRAQIHKLPDGSFHVFSRNGDESTSRFPDLIDIMMKSCKPDAVTFILDAEIVAIDRKNSCKILSFQELSSRGRGSKDTSITLDSIKVVNYSITPKTKILEGFVFG; from the exons ATGGCTTCCACCGAAGCCCTAACTCTCACCTCTTCCCACCTCTTTTGCACCGCCGAAAAGTCTTTCCACCACCATCCCTCCCCACCTCCGCTCTCCCTCTCTCCTTTTCCCTCATCTTTCCCACAATCCAAACATATTCCCAAGACTCGTTTTCTCGTCGACGCCTTTCGCTACGCCGGCGACCACTCCGTCTCCTATTTCCTCTCCCATTTTCACTCCGATCACTACATCGGCCTCTCCCCCAATTGGTCTAAGGGCATCATCTTCTGCTCCCAAACCACTGCTCGCCTTCTCGTTCAAGTACTCAAGGTACCTTCTGTTTTTGTTTTCGCATTGCCTCTTCGTGAATCTGTAATAATTGATGGAAGTGAGATTGTACTTATTGATGCGAATCACTGCCCTGGTGCTGTACAATTCCTGTTTAAGATTCCTTTTCCCAGCGGAAATTTTGAAAGGTATGTTCATACTGGAGATTTTCGCTTCTGTCATTCAATGAAGTCGGACATTATATTACGGGAATTTGTTGGTTCGGATGCTATTTTCTTAGACACCACTTATTGTAACCCGAAATTTGTCTTTCCATCGCAAGAAGAGTCTATTGATTATATTGTTAGTGTGATAGAAAGGGTTGCAAGTGAAAGCAAAGGTTCCATGAAAGATGTTTTATTTCTTGTAGCTACATATGTTATCGGGAAAGAGAAGATTTTGCTCGAAATTGCACGTAAATGTAATCGTAAGATATACGTGGATGCTAAGAAAATGGCTGTTTTGCACGTTTTGGGGTGTGAGGAAACTGAAATCTTTACTGAGGATGAATCCGAAAGTGATGTACATGTTGTTGGTTGGAACGTGTTAGGTGAGACATGGCCATATTTTAGGCCGAATTTTCTTAAAATTAAGGAAATTATGGTTGAGAGAGGGTACTCTAAGGCCATTGGATTTGTTCCCACTGGGTGGACATATGAAGTGAAGCGCAACAAATTTTCAGTTAGGTCGAAAGATTCATTTGATATTCATCTCGTACCATATAGTGAGCATTCGAATTACGAAGAGCTTAGGGAATATGTTAGGCTTTTGAAACCAAAGCGTGTTATTCCTACAGTTGGCTTGGATGTTGAAAAACTTGATGGAGAGCATGCTAACAAGATGAAAAAACATTTTGCAGGATTAGTTGATGAAATGGCCAACAAGCAAGAATTCTTGAAGGGTTTTCATCGAGGGTATTGTGAAGTGAGTGATAAAGATGGAAAGGACACCAACAATGGTCCAAGCAAGGAACTGCACCTGGACAAAAAGACAGAGTCCTCTATTTTGAAAGttgatgaaaataatgatataGGTTTTGGTTTTGAATCGTCACTCCCACTGCAAGAATCTGATTCACAAAATATAATGGTGTTAAGTGATGAGGAAGTGGAGAAAACCCTTCAGGAACTTCGTGATTGTTTACCCTTGTGGGTTACACGAGACCAGATGTTGAATCTTATTGCAACCTCTAGTAGGGACATTGTTCAATCAGTTTCCACCTTCTATGAGCATGAGACAGAATTCCATGAACAAGCACGGGCTTGTTCaacttctagttctacatcccaGATCAACTTGCTAAATGACTCTACACCCCTTTTGCAAACAACCATTAAAAATAATAGTCCTTCTGGGAAGATTGAGGCTCCTTTAACTCAAGATTATAAGGTTGTCAACATAAGGCAAATACTTAAAAGTGGTGTTTCACTTTCACCTGGAAAGAGGAAGAAGACTATTGAAACTAAGCAAAACAAGAAAGTAAACTTGAAGGCTAAGTCAGAAACAAGTGGATTGGTTAGTGGTGCTTCTGCtggaaaaaggaaaaataatattgagaATAAGCAAAACAAGAAGGTAAAATTAAAGTCTATGTCAGAAACAAGTGGATCGAAACAGCCAACAATAACAAAGTTCTTTAGTAAAGTTTTGGCTAATGGTTCTCAAGGTGCTGATACAACCTTGCATGATAAAATCCCTGAAGATGAAAATTTGTCTAGTGATGACACCAAACAATACAAGAAAGAGATAGATCAGTTTATTAAGATAATAAATATGAATGAATCGTTGAGAAGTTATGCTGCCATGATCGTGGAAAAGACAAAGGGAGATATTAATCTGGCTCTTGATATTTACTACAGTAATCCTGAGGGTGCACATGGTGGGAGTGAAGTTGGTTTGGACACTAGCAGACATTCACAGCTCCAGTGCAGTATTATCAGCAGATCTTCTGGCCAAAAGAAACTTGCAACAGAAAATTTGGggaaaaaaattgaatattcaaCACAGGAATTGTTATTGGACAATGCAGACACGACATCTGTATCACTATCTCCGGAAAAGTACAATCCGGTGGAGCATG CTTGCTGGAGGGATGGACAGCGGGCTCCATATTTACATCTTGCACGGACTTTTGACTTGCTTGAGAATGAAAAAGGGAAGATAAAGGCTACTTCTATGCTCTGCAATATGTTCAGAAG TTTGCTGGCCTTGTCTCCTGAGGATGTGCTGCCTGCAGTGTATTTATGCACAAATAAGATTGCTGCTGACCATGAAAATAAG GAGCTAAATATTGGAGGTGGCTTGGTAACATCAGCACTGGAAGAGGCATGTGGGACAAGTCGGTCAAAATTAAGGGAGATGTACAATGACTTGGGTGATCTAG GTGATGTTGCTCAAGCATGCCGTCAAACACAGACATTACTTGCTCCACCTTCGCCACTTCTGATAAAAGACTTATTTTCTACTTTACAAAAGATAAG TGTACAAACAGGCAGTGGAAGTACATCAAGGAAGAAAAACCTTATTTTGAATCTCATGCGGTCTTGTAGAGAGAAGGAGATGAAGTTTCTAGTTAGAACTTTG ATTAAAAATTTACGCATTGGAGCTATGATGAGGACTGTCCTCCCTGCACTAGCTCAAGCAGTTGTTATGAATTCTTCTCCCCATGAAAGCTCAAAGGATGAGCTTCAG AGCTTTTCAGGAGCTGTTGTTGAAGCATACAATGTGGTTCCTAGTTTG GAATTAATTGTCCCTTCTCTAATGAACAATGGAATTGGGTTTTCATCATCTACTATGTCAATGATTCCAGGAATACCTATAAAGCCAATGCTTGCAAA AATCACCAACGGTGTTCCACAAGCAATGAAGCTCTTTCAAAATAAGGCTTTTACTTGTGAATACAA ATATGATGGTCAACGTGCACAAATTCACAAGCTACCTGATGGATCTTTTCATGTGTTTTCACGAAATGGGGATGAATCTACCTCAAGATTCCCAGATCTTATTGATATAATGATGAAATCTTGTAAGCCTGATGCAGTTACCTTCATACTTGATGCAGAG ATTGTCGCAATTGATAGAAAGAATAGCTGCAAAATCTTGTCATTTCAAGAACTATCTTCACGTGGGAGAGGCAGCAAGGATACCTCAATTACATTGGACAGCATAAAG GTTGTTAACTATTCCATTACGCCAAAGACGAAAAT ACTTGAGGGATTTGTTTTTGGGTGA
- the LOC133818551 gene encoding DNA ligase 6-like isoform X5, with translation MASTEALTLTSSHLFCTAEKSFHHHPSPPPLSLSPFPSSFPQSKHIPKTRFLVDAFRYAGDHSVSYFLSHFHSDHYIGLSPNWSKGIIFCSQTTARLLVQVLKVPSVFVFALPLRESVIIDGSEIVLIDANHCPGAVQFLFKIPFPSGNFERYVHTGDFRFCHSMKSDIILREFVGSDAIFLDTTYCNPKFVFPSQEESIDYIVSVIERVASESKGSMKDVLFLVATYVIGKEKILLEIARKCNRKIYVDAKKMAVLHVLGCEETEIFTEDESESDVHVVGWNVLGETWPYFRPNFLKIKEIMVERGYSKAIGFVPTGWTYEVKRNKFSVRSKDSFDIHLVPYSEHSNYEELREYVRLLKPKRVIPTVGLDVEKLDGEHANKMKKHFAGLVDEMANKQEFLKGFHRGYCEVSDKDGKDTNNGPSKELHLDKKTESSILKVDENNDIGFGFESSLPLQESDSQNIMVLSDEEVEKTLQELRDCLPLWVTRDQMLNLIATSSRDIVQSVSTFYEHETEFHEQARACSTSSSTSQINLLNDSTPLLQTTIKNNSPSGKIEAPLTQDYKVVNIRQILKSGVSLSPGKRKKTIETKQNKKVNLKAKSETSGLVSGASAGKRKNNIENKQNKKVKLKSMSETSGSKQPTITKFFSKVLANGSQGADTTLHDKIPEDENLSSDDTKQYKKEIDQFIKIINMNESLRSYAAMIVEKTKGDINLALDIYYSNPEGAHGGSEVGLDTSRHSQLQCSIISRSSGQKKLATENLGKKIEYSTQELLLDNADTTSVSLSPEKYNPVEHACWRDGQRAPYLHLARTFDLLENEKGKIKATSMLCNMFRSLLALSPEDVLPAVYLCTNKIAADHENKELNIGGGLVTSALEEACGTSRSKLREMYNDLGDLGDVAQACRQTQTLLAPPSPLLIKDLFSTLQKISVQTGSGSTSRKKNLILNLMRSCREKEMKFLVRTLIKNLRIGAMMRTVLPALAQAVVMNSSPHESSKDELQSFSGAVVEAYNVVPSLELIVPSLMNNGIGFSSSTMSMIPGIPIKPMLAKITNGVPQAMKLFQNKAFTCEYKYDGQRAQIHKLPDGSFHVFSRNGDESTSRFPDLIDIMMKSCKPDAVTFILDAEIVAIDRKNSCKILSFQELSSRGRGSKDTSITLDSIKVDICVFVFDIMFSNGQPLLTIPLRQRRKYLRDLFLGEKLGYLEYANEMTVEPDDTCLRSESTLTKISYFLENAFLSSCEGIMVKSLDVDAGYSPSKRVDTWLKVKRDYVDGLNDSLDLVPIGAWHGNGRKAGCITGTVLFSWHVTILILENFRAFAGSCLGSLIPSTQR, from the exons ATGGCTTCCACCGAAGCCCTAACTCTCACCTCTTCCCACCTCTTTTGCACCGCCGAAAAGTCTTTCCACCACCATCCCTCCCCACCTCCGCTCTCCCTCTCTCCTTTTCCCTCATCTTTCCCACAATCCAAACATATTCCCAAGACTCGTTTTCTCGTCGACGCCTTTCGCTACGCCGGCGACCACTCCGTCTCCTATTTCCTCTCCCATTTTCACTCCGATCACTACATCGGCCTCTCCCCCAATTGGTCTAAGGGCATCATCTTCTGCTCCCAAACCACTGCTCGCCTTCTCGTTCAAGTACTCAAGGTACCTTCTGTTTTTGTTTTCGCATTGCCTCTTCGTGAATCTGTAATAATTGATGGAAGTGAGATTGTACTTATTGATGCGAATCACTGCCCTGGTGCTGTACAATTCCTGTTTAAGATTCCTTTTCCCAGCGGAAATTTTGAAAGGTATGTTCATACTGGAGATTTTCGCTTCTGTCATTCAATGAAGTCGGACATTATATTACGGGAATTTGTTGGTTCGGATGCTATTTTCTTAGACACCACTTATTGTAACCCGAAATTTGTCTTTCCATCGCAAGAAGAGTCTATTGATTATATTGTTAGTGTGATAGAAAGGGTTGCAAGTGAAAGCAAAGGTTCCATGAAAGATGTTTTATTTCTTGTAGCTACATATGTTATCGGGAAAGAGAAGATTTTGCTCGAAATTGCACGTAAATGTAATCGTAAGATATACGTGGATGCTAAGAAAATGGCTGTTTTGCACGTTTTGGGGTGTGAGGAAACTGAAATCTTTACTGAGGATGAATCCGAAAGTGATGTACATGTTGTTGGTTGGAACGTGTTAGGTGAGACATGGCCATATTTTAGGCCGAATTTTCTTAAAATTAAGGAAATTATGGTTGAGAGAGGGTACTCTAAGGCCATTGGATTTGTTCCCACTGGGTGGACATATGAAGTGAAGCGCAACAAATTTTCAGTTAGGTCGAAAGATTCATTTGATATTCATCTCGTACCATATAGTGAGCATTCGAATTACGAAGAGCTTAGGGAATATGTTAGGCTTTTGAAACCAAAGCGTGTTATTCCTACAGTTGGCTTGGATGTTGAAAAACTTGATGGAGAGCATGCTAACAAGATGAAAAAACATTTTGCAGGATTAGTTGATGAAATGGCCAACAAGCAAGAATTCTTGAAGGGTTTTCATCGAGGGTATTGTGAAGTGAGTGATAAAGATGGAAAGGACACCAACAATGGTCCAAGCAAGGAACTGCACCTGGACAAAAAGACAGAGTCCTCTATTTTGAAAGttgatgaaaataatgatataGGTTTTGGTTTTGAATCGTCACTCCCACTGCAAGAATCTGATTCACAAAATATAATGGTGTTAAGTGATGAGGAAGTGGAGAAAACCCTTCAGGAACTTCGTGATTGTTTACCCTTGTGGGTTACACGAGACCAGATGTTGAATCTTATTGCAACCTCTAGTAGGGACATTGTTCAATCAGTTTCCACCTTCTATGAGCATGAGACAGAATTCCATGAACAAGCACGGGCTTGTTCaacttctagttctacatcccaGATCAACTTGCTAAATGACTCTACACCCCTTTTGCAAACAACCATTAAAAATAATAGTCCTTCTGGGAAGATTGAGGCTCCTTTAACTCAAGATTATAAGGTTGTCAACATAAGGCAAATACTTAAAAGTGGTGTTTCACTTTCACCTGGAAAGAGGAAGAAGACTATTGAAACTAAGCAAAACAAGAAAGTAAACTTGAAGGCTAAGTCAGAAACAAGTGGATTGGTTAGTGGTGCTTCTGCtggaaaaaggaaaaataatattgagaATAAGCAAAACAAGAAGGTAAAATTAAAGTCTATGTCAGAAACAAGTGGATCGAAACAGCCAACAATAACAAAGTTCTTTAGTAAAGTTTTGGCTAATGGTTCTCAAGGTGCTGATACAACCTTGCATGATAAAATCCCTGAAGATGAAAATTTGTCTAGTGATGACACCAAACAATACAAGAAAGAGATAGATCAGTTTATTAAGATAATAAATATGAATGAATCGTTGAGAAGTTATGCTGCCATGATCGTGGAAAAGACAAAGGGAGATATTAATCTGGCTCTTGATATTTACTACAGTAATCCTGAGGGTGCACATGGTGGGAGTGAAGTTGGTTTGGACACTAGCAGACATTCACAGCTCCAGTGCAGTATTATCAGCAGATCTTCTGGCCAAAAGAAACTTGCAACAGAAAATTTGGggaaaaaaattgaatattcaaCACAGGAATTGTTATTGGACAATGCAGACACGACATCTGTATCACTATCTCCGGAAAAGTACAATCCGGTGGAGCATG CTTGCTGGAGGGATGGACAGCGGGCTCCATATTTACATCTTGCACGGACTTTTGACTTGCTTGAGAATGAAAAAGGGAAGATAAAGGCTACTTCTATGCTCTGCAATATGTTCAGAAG TTTGCTGGCCTTGTCTCCTGAGGATGTGCTGCCTGCAGTGTATTTATGCACAAATAAGATTGCTGCTGACCATGAAAATAAG GAGCTAAATATTGGAGGTGGCTTGGTAACATCAGCACTGGAAGAGGCATGTGGGACAAGTCGGTCAAAATTAAGGGAGATGTACAATGACTTGGGTGATCTAG GTGATGTTGCTCAAGCATGCCGTCAAACACAGACATTACTTGCTCCACCTTCGCCACTTCTGATAAAAGACTTATTTTCTACTTTACAAAAGATAAG TGTACAAACAGGCAGTGGAAGTACATCAAGGAAGAAAAACCTTATTTTGAATCTCATGCGGTCTTGTAGAGAGAAGGAGATGAAGTTTCTAGTTAGAACTTTG ATTAAAAATTTACGCATTGGAGCTATGATGAGGACTGTCCTCCCTGCACTAGCTCAAGCAGTTGTTATGAATTCTTCTCCCCATGAAAGCTCAAAGGATGAGCTTCAG AGCTTTTCAGGAGCTGTTGTTGAAGCATACAATGTGGTTCCTAGTTTG GAATTAATTGTCCCTTCTCTAATGAACAATGGAATTGGGTTTTCATCATCTACTATGTCAATGATTCCAGGAATACCTATAAAGCCAATGCTTGCAAA AATCACCAACGGTGTTCCACAAGCAATGAAGCTCTTTCAAAATAAGGCTTTTACTTGTGAATACAA ATATGATGGTCAACGTGCACAAATTCACAAGCTACCTGATGGATCTTTTCATGTGTTTTCACGAAATGGGGATGAATCTACCTCAAGATTCCCAGATCTTATTGATATAATGATGAAATCTTGTAAGCCTGATGCAGTTACCTTCATACTTGATGCAGAG ATTGTCGCAATTGATAGAAAGAATAGCTGCAAAATCTTGTCATTTCAAGAACTATCTTCACGTGGGAGAGGCAGCAAGGATACCTCAATTACATTGGACAGCATAAAG GTCGACATTTGCGTATTTGTCTTTGATATCATGTTTTCGAATGGACAACC GTTGTTAACTATTCCATTACGCCAAAGACGAAAAT ACTTGAGGGATTTGTTTTTGGGTGAAAAGTTGGGATATCTTGAATATGCAAATGAAATGACA GTTGAGCCAGATGATACTTGTTTAAGAAGTGAAAGCACATTAACAAAGATAAGTTATTTTCTTGAAAATGCATTCCTATCCTCTTGTGAAGGAATTATGGTTAAGTCTCTGGATGTTGATGCTGGATATTCTCCATCAAAGCGTGTTGACACATGGCTCAAG GTCAAGAGAGATTATGTTGATGGACTGAATGACTCACTTGATTTAGTCCCAATTGGTGCTTGGCATGGGAATGGAAGAAAGGCAGGATG TATTACAGGTACAGTCCTTTTCTCATGGCATGTTACAATCCTGATACTGGAGAATTTCAGAGCGTTTGCCGGGTCATGTCTGGGTTCTCTGATTCCTTCTACACAGAGGTAA